A stretch of the Actinomyces qiguomingii genome encodes the following:
- a CDS encoding MFS transporter yields MSTQTAQSAAPQGRTAPEQIDNHRLTGHQKSLISMAIVGNVSEFFDMFLIGFIINLLIETPGWNLTGFQSGVILAGAGLGTVLGSITWGRLADVFGRKHAFIWCIVVLVVFTAASAITPVNGWILLTILRTGVGFGVGGLNITSVPYVQEFVPAKQRGLLAGLTSVFIPAGIFLGGLVTKYLGGPVGWRGLIAIGCIPIVLLAWTRIIPESPRFLQSRGREREAREAYAWAMEIPVEQVADLPELPQKSSASYAVIFSRYPKQLLVVATGSFCFIMGSFTVQSWGQTLLGQSFKFNAGTVATLFMFVSLGDLLGRLGSAWISDKIGRRWTMFGCGMIGAIGALIAAFSTRMVTGDEIGNAGYVFFAGIFIVMMFGDGAFGILNAFGGEQFPTEARSTGLGLGYGIGAIAKVVGPYFVGALVGSAELSHEVVFVPFIIFAMLLFLGGVTYLFARETKGASLEDI; encoded by the coding sequence ATGAGCACACAGACAGCGCAGTCGGCGGCGCCGCAGGGCAGAACCGCCCCTGAGCAGATCGACAATCATCGCCTGACCGGACACCAGAAGTCGCTTATCAGCATGGCTATTGTGGGCAACGTGTCGGAGTTCTTCGACATGTTTCTCATCGGTTTCATCATAAATCTACTCATCGAGACGCCCGGCTGGAACCTGACCGGATTTCAGTCGGGAGTAATCCTGGCAGGCGCGGGCCTGGGCACGGTACTGGGATCGATCACCTGGGGGCGCCTGGCAGACGTTTTCGGCCGCAAACACGCCTTCATCTGGTGCATCGTGGTGCTGGTGGTCTTCACTGCGGCCTCGGCAATCACCCCCGTTAACGGCTGGATCCTGCTGACCATCTTGCGCACGGGAGTCGGATTCGGTGTCGGAGGCCTGAACATTACCTCCGTGCCCTACGTGCAGGAGTTCGTGCCGGCCAAGCAACGGGGACTGCTGGCCGGGCTCACGAGTGTGTTCATCCCTGCGGGGATCTTCCTGGGCGGGCTGGTCACCAAGTACCTCGGTGGCCCCGTTGGGTGGCGTGGCTTGATCGCCATTGGCTGCATCCCCATTGTCCTGTTGGCTTGGACCCGGATCATTCCGGAATCACCGCGCTTCTTGCAGTCAAGGGGGCGGGAGCGCGAGGCCCGGGAGGCCTACGCCTGGGCCATGGAGATCCCTGTTGAACAGGTGGCCGATCTGCCGGAGCTGCCGCAAAAGTCCTCAGCGTCCTATGCGGTCATCTTCTCCAGGTATCCGAAGCAGCTGCTGGTGGTGGCAACAGGATCCTTCTGCTTCATAATGGGCTCATTCACGGTCCAGTCTTGGGGACAGACGCTGCTAGGGCAGTCCTTCAAGTTCAACGCGGGAACCGTGGCAACCCTGTTCATGTTCGTGTCTCTCGGCGACCTGCTGGGGCGCCTGGGATCGGCCTGGATCTCGGACAAGATCGGACGGCGCTGGACCATGTTCGGCTGCGGCATGATTGGCGCGATCGGCGCTCTAATCGCTGCCTTCTCAACGCGGATGGTCACCGGCGATGAGATCGGTAACGCCGGGTACGTGTTCTTCGCCGGCATCTTCATTGTGATGATGTTCGGCGACGGCGCATTCGGCATCCTCAACGCTTTCGGCGGGGAGCAGTTCCCCACTGAGGCGCGCTCCACCGGGCTAGGGCTCGGGTACGGCATCGGCGCGATAGCGAAGGTGGTCGGCCCCTACTTTGTGGGCGCCCTGGTGGGCTCGGCCGAGCTCAGCCATGAAGTGGTGTTCGTGCCCTTCATTATCTTTGCGATGCTGCTGTTCCTGGGCGGAGTGACCTATCTATTCGCGCGCGAGACCAAGGGTGCCTCCCTGGAGGACATCTAG
- a CDS encoding dihydroorotase, protein MTAHLLPGVRPYGEDATDVLISEGRLAAIGSDAAAQAPADAHRHDDLAGRVLLPGLVDIHTHLRQPGGESAETVYTGTRAAAVGGYTAVFAMANTTPAQDNAGVVEQVLRLGNQAGWVDVHPVGAVSEGLKGEHLSQMGAMAHSAARVRVFSDDGNCVSDPVLMRRALEYVKSFDGVIAQHSQDPRLTEGSQMHEGRVSAELGLAGWPAVAEESIIARDVLLAGHVGSRLHVCHLSTAGSVEIIRWAKARGINVTAEVTPHHLLLTDELARTYSPRYKVNPPLRTAADVEAVREALADGTIDVVGTDHAPHPRESKDCEWQAGAFGMTGLETALPIIIATMVEPGLMTWRDVARVLSETPARIGRLADQGRPLAVGEPANVTVVDPGVRQVVDPESQWTRSTNTPYVGMELPGQVLATFLHGRPTVLAGRPVERASQETEPKEQA, encoded by the coding sequence GTGACCGCTCACCTCCTGCCCGGTGTCCGCCCCTATGGCGAGGACGCCACCGATGTCCTGATCAGCGAAGGCCGCCTGGCCGCCATCGGCTCCGACGCCGCCGCCCAGGCCCCCGCCGACGCCCACCGCCACGACGACCTGGCCGGCCGGGTGCTACTGCCCGGTCTGGTGGACATTCACACCCACCTGCGTCAACCCGGCGGTGAGAGCGCCGAAACCGTCTACACCGGCACCCGTGCCGCCGCCGTCGGCGGTTACACCGCCGTGTTCGCCATGGCCAACACCACCCCTGCGCAGGACAACGCCGGTGTGGTCGAGCAGGTGCTGCGCCTGGGCAACCAGGCCGGCTGGGTGGATGTGCACCCTGTCGGTGCCGTCTCCGAGGGGCTTAAGGGTGAGCACCTGTCCCAGATGGGTGCTATGGCGCACTCTGCCGCCCGGGTGCGTGTCTTTTCCGATGACGGCAACTGCGTATCCGACCCGGTGCTCATGCGCCGCGCCTTGGAATACGTCAAGTCCTTCGACGGCGTGATTGCCCAGCACTCCCAGGACCCGCGCCTGACCGAGGGCTCCCAGATGCATGAGGGCCGTGTCTCGGCCGAGCTCGGCCTGGCCGGCTGGCCCGCCGTCGCCGAGGAGTCGATCATCGCCCGTGACGTCTTATTGGCGGGGCACGTCGGTTCCCGCCTGCATGTGTGCCACCTGTCCACCGCCGGCAGCGTGGAGATCATCCGCTGGGCCAAGGCCCGCGGAATCAATGTCACCGCCGAAGTCACCCCTCATCATCTGCTGCTGACCGACGAACTGGCCCGCACCTACTCGCCCCGGTACAAGGTCAACCCGCCGCTGCGCACCGCCGCCGACGTGGAGGCGGTGCGAGAAGCACTGGCCGACGGGACCATCGACGTGGTCGGCACGGATCACGCCCCCCATCCGCGCGAGTCCAAAGACTGCGAGTGGCAGGCCGGCGCCTTCGGCATGACCGGTCTGGAGACAGCCCTGCCAATCATCATCGCCACCATGGTCGAGCCCGGACTCATGACCTGGCGGGACGTGGCGCGCGTGCTGTCCGAAACGCCGGCCCGCATCGGTCGACTAGCCGATCAGGGCCGCCCGCTGGCCGTGGGAGAGCCCGCCAATGTCACGGTGGTGGACCCCGGCGTGCGGCAGGTAGTTGACCCCGAGTCCCAGTGGACTCGTTCCACCAACACCCCCTACGTCGGCATGGAGCTGCCCGGGCAGGTACTGGCCACCTTCCTACACGGCCGCCCCACCGTGCTGGCCGGTCGTCCCGTGGAGCGTGCAAGCCAGGAGACCGAACCGAAGGAGCAGGCATGA
- a CDS encoding FMN-binding negative transcriptional regulator, with protein sequence MYVPGHFELPDDYATAMLARPRVGNLITVHDDAPQATLVPFYRDTERGTLVTHLVRNNPQVREPITGGAMVIFDDVDAYVSPSWYATNAIQANVPTWDYITLHVWGPVHIDPDPQAALRAARRLTELYESDDVLGAVGEEKLERMARAIVAVEVGIERVRGKAKMSQNRHPDDIRSLAAQLARQGQDRMAEFLLEVSLPYAEQRYATLARLGDLHALHPPRSAEIT encoded by the coding sequence ATGTACGTGCCCGGGCATTTCGAGCTCCCCGATGATTACGCCACCGCGATGCTTGCCCGCCCCCGCGTGGGCAATCTCATCACCGTGCACGACGACGCGCCGCAGGCCACGCTCGTGCCCTTCTACCGGGATACCGAGCGCGGCACGCTGGTCACCCATCTGGTGCGCAACAACCCGCAGGTGCGCGAGCCGATCACCGGCGGCGCCATGGTAATCTTCGACGACGTAGACGCCTACGTTTCACCGAGCTGGTACGCCACTAATGCGATTCAGGCGAACGTGCCCACTTGGGACTACATCACCTTGCACGTGTGGGGGCCGGTGCATATCGACCCCGACCCCCAGGCGGCCCTACGAGCTGCGCGTCGACTTACCGAGCTGTATGAGTCCGATGACGTGCTCGGTGCGGTAGGGGAGGAGAAGCTCGAGCGGATGGCGCGAGCGATCGTGGCGGTCGAGGTCGGCATCGAGCGGGTCCGGGGCAAGGCCAAGATGAGCCAGAACCGGCACCCCGATGATATCCGCTCCCTCGCCGCGCAGCTGGCCCGCCAAGGGCAGGACCGTATGGCCGAGTTCCTGTTGGAGGTCTCCCTGCCCTATGCCGAACAGCGTTACGCCACCTTGGCCCGCCTGGGAGATCTGCATGCCCTCCACCCACCCAGGTCGGCTGAAATAACCTGA
- the efp gene encoding elongation factor P, which produces MATTNDLKNGMVLNLEGQLWQVVEFQHVKPGKGPAFVRTKIKNVLSGKTVDRTFNAGLKVETATVDRRDMQFSYKDGDDFVFMDVKTYEQTYVSADVVGQSADLMLEGQDVIVAFHEETVLFVELPAAVVLTISHTEPGLQGDRSSAGTKPATLETGAEIQVPLFLNIGDKVKVDTRSRSYISRVTD; this is translated from the coding sequence GTGGCAACGACGAACGACCTGAAGAACGGCATGGTGCTCAACCTGGAGGGGCAGCTGTGGCAGGTGGTCGAGTTCCAGCACGTCAAGCCGGGCAAGGGCCCCGCCTTCGTGCGCACCAAGATCAAGAACGTTCTGTCCGGCAAGACGGTCGACCGGACCTTCAACGCCGGTCTCAAGGTTGAGACCGCCACAGTCGACCGGCGTGACATGCAGTTCTCCTACAAGGACGGCGACGACTTCGTCTTCATGGACGTCAAGACCTATGAGCAGACCTATGTTTCGGCCGATGTGGTCGGGCAGTCGGCCGATCTCATGCTGGAGGGCCAGGACGTGATTGTCGCCTTCCATGAGGAGACAGTGCTGTTCGTGGAACTGCCGGCTGCCGTGGTGCTGACCATCTCCCACACCGAGCCTGGACTGCAGGGCGACCGCTCCTCTGCGGGCACCAAGCCCGCCACACTGGAGACCGGTGCCGAGATCCAGGTCCCGCTGTTCCTCAACATCGGCGACAAGGTCAAGGTCGACACCCGCTCCCGCTCCTACATCTCGCGCGTCACCGACTGA
- the pyrR gene encoding bifunctional pyr operon transcriptional regulator/uracil phosphoribosyltransferase PyrR — MAAAQPSGKQILGAAEIQRSLVRIAHEILERNRGSSDLMILGIPTGGVPLAQRLAAALEMAAKGEEGAGAPPVGTLDITMYRDDLGRHPIRVPRPTRIPGETLEGRTVILVDDVLFSGRTIRAALDALGAIGRADAVQLAVLVDRGHRQLPIRADYVGKNLPTSRSEKVVVALTELGADADAVTIVDAQTQEATR, encoded by the coding sequence GTGGCCGCAGCCCAGCCCAGCGGGAAGCAGATCCTCGGCGCTGCCGAGATTCAGCGCTCCCTCGTCCGCATAGCCCACGAGATCCTCGAACGCAATCGGGGCAGCAGTGACCTGATGATTCTCGGCATCCCAACCGGCGGAGTCCCATTGGCCCAGCGTCTGGCCGCCGCCCTGGAGATGGCAGCCAAAGGGGAGGAAGGTGCCGGCGCCCCGCCGGTAGGCACCCTCGACATCACCATGTACCGCGACGATCTCGGCCGTCATCCCATCCGCGTGCCCCGGCCCACGCGGATTCCGGGTGAGACTCTGGAGGGACGCACCGTCATCCTGGTTGACGACGTCCTATTCTCCGGCCGCACCATCCGGGCCGCCCTGGACGCCCTAGGCGCAATCGGCCGCGCCGACGCGGTTCAGCTGGCCGTCCTGGTGGACCGGGGTCACCGCCAGCTACCCATCCGGGCCGACTATGTGGGTAAGAATCTGCCCACTTCGCGCTCGGAGAAGGTGGTAGTCGCCCTGACCGAGCTCGGCGCCGACGCGGACGCCGTGACCATCGTCGACGCCCAGACCCAGGAGGCCACCCGATGA
- a CDS encoding phosphotriesterase family protein — protein sequence MAVVRTINGDVDPSTLGVVNAHDHLIRVGAGEVYIDPDHLLDDEDKAAQEAGYFVAASKRFAPTATIVDMCPASCGRGVVKLKRVVERVPDLQVIQATGFHQQKVYLEWRQSWVNQYTVNEIADLLIADIVEGVDAGDYMGPLVRRTDVRAGVIKWATAYGKITDWEVKTGKAVAIASKETGAPVNTHVTAGTCGPEQARFLIDQGVAPEKIAIGHIQRNWDPWVQEQITKLGAYVELDGTNRIKYVPDNARVNLLKVLGEKGYGKQILLGTDSGKASYQKAYGSVSGIDYDPAVFCPRLIDDEGFDPDYVQDLLVNNAATFFAFEPLAD from the coding sequence ATGGCAGTTGTCCGCACCATCAACGGCGACGTCGATCCGTCCACACTCGGCGTCGTTAACGCCCACGACCACCTCATCCGCGTCGGCGCGGGCGAGGTTTACATCGACCCCGACCATCTTCTGGATGACGAGGATAAGGCGGCCCAGGAAGCCGGATACTTCGTCGCCGCCTCCAAGCGCTTCGCCCCGACCGCCACCATCGTGGACATGTGTCCGGCCTCCTGTGGCCGCGGCGTGGTCAAGCTCAAGCGGGTGGTCGAACGGGTCCCCGACCTGCAGGTCATCCAGGCCACCGGCTTCCACCAGCAGAAGGTGTACCTGGAGTGGCGCCAGTCCTGGGTCAACCAGTACACCGTCAACGAGATCGCCGACTTGCTGATCGCCGACATCGTCGAAGGCGTTGACGCGGGCGACTACATGGGCCCGCTGGTCAGACGCACCGACGTGCGTGCCGGCGTGATCAAGTGGGCCACCGCCTACGGGAAGATCACTGACTGGGAGGTCAAGACCGGTAAGGCCGTCGCCATTGCTTCCAAGGAGACCGGCGCGCCGGTCAACACCCATGTCACCGCCGGCACCTGTGGCCCCGAGCAGGCCCGCTTCCTGATCGACCAGGGCGTGGCCCCGGAGAAGATCGCCATCGGCCACATCCAGCGCAACTGGGACCCGTGGGTCCAGGAGCAGATCACGAAGCTAGGCGCCTACGTGGAACTGGACGGCACCAACCGCATCAAATACGTGCCGGACAACGCCCGCGTCAACTTGCTCAAAGTGCTAGGTGAGAAGGGCTACGGCAAGCAGATACTGCTCGGCACCGACTCTGGCAAGGCCTCCTACCAGAAGGCCTACGGCTCGGTCTCCGGGATCGACTACGACCCGGCCGTGTTCTGCCCGCGCCTGATCGACGACGAGGGCTTCGACCCCGACTATGTCCAGGACCTGCTGGTGAACAATGCCGCGACGTTCTTCGCCTTCGAGCCCTTGGCCGACTGA
- a CDS encoding 3-dehydro-L-gulonate-6-phosphate decarboxylase, with protein sequence MSEPRNTPRLQIALDTLDQPSALGPLQQAAPYVDIIECGTILILCEGYHAVRNIRALFPNKQILADVRIAEAGAKIARLAFEAGADLVSCVAGASMTTIEQVCKVAADFDGEVQVELADEWYDPERARAWRAAGVQHVIVKRSRDREAAGDLSWKAEDMDRVDELADMGFTVTVTGGINVGDLPAFIGRRVGIVIAGRSIVAAADPAGSAAALRDAIDKVWP encoded by the coding sequence ATGAGCGAACCCCGCAACACGCCCAGGCTCCAGATCGCCCTGGACACCCTGGACCAGCCCAGTGCGCTGGGCCCGCTGCAGCAGGCGGCGCCGTACGTCGACATCATCGAGTGCGGCACCATCCTGATCCTTTGCGAGGGCTACCATGCGGTGCGCAACATCCGCGCCCTGTTCCCCAACAAGCAGATCCTGGCCGACGTGCGCATCGCGGAGGCCGGTGCCAAAATCGCTCGCCTTGCCTTCGAGGCCGGCGCGGACCTGGTCTCCTGCGTGGCGGGCGCCTCCATGACCACTATCGAGCAGGTCTGCAAGGTAGCCGCGGATTTCGACGGCGAGGTGCAGGTGGAGCTGGCCGACGAGTGGTACGACCCCGAGCGTGCCCGCGCCTGGCGCGCCGCCGGCGTCCAGCACGTCATCGTCAAGCGCTCCCGCGACCGCGAGGCGGCCGGCGACCTGTCCTGGAAGGCCGAGGACATGGACCGCGTCGACGAACTGGCGGACATGGGCTTCACGGTCACCGTCACCGGGGGCATCAATGTGGGGGATCTGCCCGCCTTCATCGGCAGGCGGGTAGGCATCGTCATCGCCGGCCGGTCAATTGTGGCCGCCGCCGACCCGGCCGGCTCCGCAGCCGCCCTGCGCGATGCCATCGACAAGGTGTGGCCATGA
- a CDS encoding sugar kinase, whose protein sequence is MTYDLTTIGEGQIRLTCERGDRLATARSLRMTAAGSEANVAGLLSQLGRSTAWASKLPRGELADRIALEYSAVGVDIRHTVMTEEGRVALYFLEPGEFPLPGKVTYDRLHTPFRTITPEEFNWDALLDTRVVFLTGITAALTPETARVVRYFADAAVERGVDLALDVNFRSLLWSGEQARATLEPIARQSSILFCSRTDARIVFGIDKADVQACHALREEMGVPTVVSTDGRAGTYLSTAEKDRTFEIHSVPVIDRPGAGDSFVAGTLHGWLDGDVEKGIQMGTKVAQIALTHHGDLTHVRAGELQTLQGSDILR, encoded by the coding sequence ATGACGTACGACCTGACCACCATCGGTGAGGGACAGATCCGCCTCACCTGCGAACGCGGCGACCGGCTGGCGACGGCCCGTTCACTGCGCATGACCGCCGCCGGCTCCGAGGCCAACGTCGCCGGCCTGCTCAGCCAACTGGGCCGCTCCACCGCCTGGGCCTCGAAGCTGCCCAGGGGCGAGTTGGCCGACCGCATCGCCCTGGAGTACTCCGCCGTCGGCGTGGACATCCGCCACACGGTGATGACTGAGGAAGGCCGCGTGGCCCTGTACTTCCTCGAGCCGGGCGAGTTTCCGCTGCCGGGCAAAGTCACCTACGACCGGCTGCACACGCCATTTCGCACCATCACGCCGGAGGAGTTCAACTGGGACGCCCTGCTGGACACCCGCGTCGTCTTCCTTACCGGCATCACCGCCGCGCTCACCCCCGAGACCGCCCGGGTGGTGCGGTACTTCGCCGACGCCGCCGTCGAAAGGGGCGTGGACCTCGCCCTGGACGTCAACTTCCGCTCACTGCTGTGGAGCGGCGAGCAGGCCCGCGCCACCCTGGAGCCGATTGCGCGCCAATCCTCGATCCTGTTCTGCTCGCGCACCGACGCGCGCATCGTGTTCGGCATCGACAAGGCCGACGTGCAGGCCTGCCACGCCCTGCGCGAGGAAATGGGCGTGCCCACGGTTGTCTCAACCGACGGCCGCGCCGGCACCTACCTGTCGACGGCGGAGAAAGACCGGACCTTCGAGATCCACTCGGTGCCGGTGATCGACCGGCCCGGTGCGGGTGACTCCTTCGTTGCCGGCACCCTACACGGCTGGCTGGACGGCGACGTGGAGAAGGGCATCCAGATGGGCACCAAGGTCGCTCAGATAGCGCTGACGCACCACGGCGACCTCACACATGTGCGGGCCGGCGAGCTCCAGACCCTCCAGGGCTCGGACATCCTCCGGTGA
- the nusB gene encoding transcription antitermination factor NusB has translation MTESMPVSEPDAAAEPLDDDGAPAKGERPKYPVTARTKARRRAVEVLFEADQRGLLAGPSGVQNLRELAAERAFHSANHTEAPAYTRQALAGVADHLAEIDETIETYSHGWVLSRMPATDRAIARLATWEIVWNDDVDGPVAVDEAITLARMLSTDDSPRFLNGLLGRIGDLADTLR, from the coding sequence ATGACCGAATCTATGCCGGTATCGGAGCCCGACGCCGCCGCGGAGCCACTGGATGATGACGGTGCTCCCGCCAAGGGCGAGCGCCCCAAATACCCGGTCACCGCACGCACCAAGGCGCGGCGGCGTGCCGTGGAGGTACTCTTCGAGGCCGACCAGCGCGGCCTACTGGCCGGACCATCCGGGGTGCAGAACCTCCGGGAATTAGCCGCCGAGCGGGCCTTCCACTCCGCCAATCACACCGAGGCGCCCGCCTACACCCGCCAGGCGCTGGCCGGCGTCGCCGACCATCTGGCCGAGATTGACGAGACCATAGAAACCTACTCCCACGGGTGGGTGCTCAGCCGCATGCCGGCCACGGACCGGGCCATAGCGCGCCTGGCCACCTGGGAAATCGTCTGGAATGACGATGTCGATGGGCCGGTAGCCGTCGACGAGGCGATCACCCTTGCTCGCATGCTGTCGACCGACGACTCCCCCCGCTTCCTCAACGGGCTGCTGGGCCGCATCGGCGACCTGGCCGACACGCTACGCTGA
- a CDS encoding L-ribulose-5-phosphate 3-epimerase → MSMTFLDDGIRLGIYEKALVSNPLASPDDWASFLAQVPQAGYSFLDLSVDESPEREARLEWGPRQCRMVRQAAESVGTGIGGVCLSVHRRIGPGSADPEVRRRAREVMARGLELCHELGAPVIQVAGYYAYYEDPHPDAERWYCQLLADAVPLASRLGVVMGIENVDGTDVTSIGKAMEFVDAVGSPYLQVYPDLGNIAEQGLDPIVELEAGRGHMVAMHAKDVRRGEPRRVDMGTGIVDWDLSFKLLAEQHWTGRLMIEMWNDDAPDSVARCIGAREFIEGKAAGAGIAIDKP, encoded by the coding sequence ATGAGCATGACCTTCCTTGATGACGGCATCCGTCTGGGCATCTATGAGAAGGCCCTGGTCTCCAACCCGCTGGCCAGCCCGGACGACTGGGCGAGCTTCCTGGCGCAGGTGCCGCAGGCCGGCTACTCCTTCCTGGACCTGTCGGTCGACGAGTCCCCCGAGCGGGAGGCCCGCCTGGAGTGGGGGCCGCGCCAGTGCCGCATGGTTCGACAGGCCGCCGAATCGGTCGGCACCGGCATCGGCGGGGTGTGCCTGTCGGTGCACCGGCGCATCGGCCCGGGCTCGGCCGACCCCGAAGTCAGGCGACGGGCCCGGGAGGTCATGGCCCGGGGCCTCGAACTGTGCCACGAGCTAGGCGCGCCCGTGATCCAGGTCGCGGGCTACTACGCCTACTACGAGGACCCGCACCCTGACGCCGAGCGCTGGTACTGCCAGCTGCTGGCCGACGCCGTTCCCCTGGCCTCCCGCCTGGGAGTGGTGATGGGGATTGAGAACGTTGACGGCACGGACGTGACCTCCATCGGCAAGGCCATGGAGTTCGTTGACGCCGTCGGCTCCCCCTATCTGCAGGTCTACCCGGACCTGGGCAACATCGCCGAGCAGGGGCTCGATCCCATCGTCGAACTCGAGGCCGGCCGTGGGCACATGGTGGCCATGCACGCCAAGGACGTGCGGCGCGGCGAGCCCCGCAGGGTGGACATGGGCACGGGCATCGTCGACTGGGACCTGTCCTTCAAGCTGCTCGCCGAGCAGCACTGGACCGGTCGACTCATGATCGAGATGTGGAACGACGACGCCCCCGACTCAGTGGCGCGCTGCATCGGCGCCCGCGAATTCATTGAGGGCAAGGCCGCTGGCGCCGGCATCGCCATCGACAAGCCCTGA
- a CDS encoding aspartate carbamoyltransferase catalytic subunit gives MKHLLSAKDLSHDEAVMVLDTAEAMAATQRHAVKKLPTLRGKTVVNLFFEDSTRTRLSFEAAAKRLSADVINFSAKGSSVSKGETLKDTAQTIMAMGADAVVVRHSACGAAHLLAHAGWIDVPVLNAGDGTHQHPTQALLDAMTLRRWYAPGGPASGSARAADGAPAPQGRDLEGARVIIVGDVLHSRVARSNVDLLTTLGARVTLVAPPTLLPVGMDDWPCEVSYDFDAAIAAVEPDAVMMLRVQRERMSAAGGGFFPSPEEYSRGYGLGAVRRTAMPEHAIVMHPGPMNRGLEITADAADDPRSRVVEQVGNGVSVRMAALYLLLADEGNQL, from the coding sequence ATGAAGCACCTGCTGTCCGCCAAGGACCTGTCCCATGACGAGGCGGTGATGGTGCTCGACACCGCCGAGGCAATGGCCGCTACCCAGCGCCACGCCGTCAAGAAGCTGCCCACCCTGCGCGGCAAGACCGTGGTGAACCTCTTCTTCGAGGACTCCACCCGCACTCGGCTGTCCTTCGAGGCCGCCGCCAAGCGCCTGAGCGCCGACGTCATCAACTTCTCCGCCAAAGGCTCCTCGGTCTCCAAGGGGGAGACCCTGAAGGACACCGCACAGACCATCATGGCCATGGGCGCCGACGCAGTGGTGGTGCGCCACTCCGCCTGCGGCGCCGCCCACCTGCTGGCGCACGCTGGCTGGATTGACGTGCCCGTCCTCAATGCTGGCGACGGCACCCACCAGCACCCCACCCAGGCGCTGCTGGACGCCATGACCCTGCGCCGCTGGTACGCCCCCGGCGGACCAGCCTCCGGTTCGGCCCGCGCCGCCGACGGCGCCCCGGCCCCCCAGGGCCGTGACCTGGAAGGGGCCCGAGTGATCATCGTCGGCGACGTATTGCACTCACGGGTGGCCCGCTCAAATGTCGACCTGCTCACAACGCTGGGCGCGCGGGTCACCCTGGTCGCCCCACCCACCCTGCTGCCGGTGGGCATGGATGACTGGCCCTGCGAGGTCTCCTACGATTTCGATGCCGCCATCGCCGCCGTCGAGCCCGATGCCGTGATGATGCTGCGCGTGCAGCGCGAGCGCATGAGCGCCGCGGGCGGTGGCTTCTTCCCCAGCCCGGAGGAGTACTCACGCGGCTACGGGCTCGGCGCGGTGCGCCGAACCGCCATGCCCGAACACGCCATCGTCATGCACCCCGGCCCTATGAATCGTGGCCTGGAGATCACCGCCGACGCCGCTGACGACCCCCGCTCGCGCGTGGTCGAACAGGTGGGTAACGGCGTCTCTGTGCGTATGGCCGCTCTCTACCTGCTCCTCGCCGACGAAGGGAACCAGCTGTGA
- a CDS encoding sugar-binding transcriptional regulator, with protein MCANLDREQARLLLNIAHLYWDRDLSQEEIAERLGYSRSTVSRKLTEARRVGIVRVTVAHPIERLMALEEQLSSAYSLKEARVTEVSHPVLPGVTPDVARAAAELLVDYCGPRSVIAVSNGRAVAAVVQQTPERTWPSSTVVSMIGSAGESFDLGDGGDVCRNLAMRLGGRYRSLTVPLVFDSLNLARAVRQEDQVATTLELAARSDVALTGIGAVGESASPLLRKWMTPQVVRECRRRGAVAHLCGHHLDAEGRHVPTALCERTLCMEPERLKAIPVVVGVAAGEDKITAIRAALRGGFLSALVTDEVTARAVLEGS; from the coding sequence ATGTGCGCCAACCTGGACCGTGAGCAGGCGCGGCTGCTGCTCAATATCGCTCACCTTTACTGGGACCGGGATCTGAGTCAGGAGGAGATCGCCGAACGCCTGGGCTACTCGCGTTCCACGGTCTCACGCAAACTGACCGAGGCCCGCAGGGTTGGGATCGTGCGGGTAACCGTTGCCCACCCCATCGAGCGCCTAATGGCGCTGGAGGAGCAGCTCAGTTCGGCCTACAGCCTTAAGGAGGCGCGCGTCACCGAGGTCTCCCACCCGGTGCTCCCTGGTGTGACGCCCGACGTGGCCAGGGCCGCGGCAGAGCTGCTGGTCGACTACTGCGGGCCGCGTTCGGTGATAGCTGTGTCCAATGGACGGGCAGTGGCCGCCGTCGTACAGCAGACGCCTGAGCGCACCTGGCCGAGTTCTACCGTCGTGTCCATGATCGGCTCGGCGGGCGAGTCCTTCGACCTGGGCGACGGCGGCGACGTGTGCCGCAATCTCGCCATGCGGCTGGGAGGCCGGTATCGCTCCCTTACCGTGCCTTTAGTGTTCGACTCTCTGAATCTGGCGCGCGCCGTACGCCAAGAGGATCAGGTAGCCACCACCCTGGAACTGGCCGCGCGCAGCGACGTTGCCCTTACGGGTATCGGTGCGGTGGGCGAGTCCGCCAGCCCGCTGCTGCGCAAGTGGATGACACCGCAGGTGGTGCGCGAGTGCCGCCGTCGTGGCGCAGTTGCACACCTGTGCGGACATCATCTGGACGCCGAGGGAAGACACGTGCCCACGGCGCTGTGTGAGCGCACCCTGTGCATGGAGCCCGAACGGCTTAAGGCGATTCCAGTGGTGGTCGGCGTGGCTGCCGGCGAGGACAAGATCACGGCTATCCGGGCTGCGCTGCGTGGCGGCTTCCTCTCCGCGCTCGTGACCGATGAGGTCACCGCCCGCGCGGTGCTCGAGGGGAGCTGA